The DNA sequence tgtatagatcatctctgcaaattttcaaccaaattgatgatcgttaaggtatctaactcgcttaaaccaatggacggactgaatctgtcaacctgaaccgtactagctttaaggcagttatcaatgccttaacgattatcattttaactgaaaatttgtagagacgatctatacactagtatctaaaaactgaacgatcgagatgtggatatgcgaccgaaaagtgacccaaaacttgaacttcacatgttaattttcaaagcggagctccgctctggataggatatgtatatatataacacaaatACTTGAGGGCTTGTTTGGTCAATGGCGGCGGACTGCAGACGAACTTGGAACGACGTAAGCAACAGGTGACGACGTCGTTTTAGTGAAACTGACCGCGGTTCCTATAAAAACAGCGGCGTTATGcagcattttcttcttctcctaaTCAAACAAAAATTCTCTTTGGCAATAGAAGAAATTGTTTAAAATCGAATACGTTCAAAGGGTTTTGACTTTGCTACTTGCTTTGAACtcaggtactctctctctctctctctctctcttaatgcACCGTGTACTTTCTTAGAATTCGCTTCAAATACTAATCATCGCTTCAATTTCAGCCTTAATTGATTCGCATTCTGCTGTGTAAGCTAAGAAAGTTTGTGTCTTTACGTAATTCTCTATCTTGTATCAATCAAAGTTTTGCTtagcttagttttttttttttttttttttactgatttCTGCTTCTGGGGTGTAGTAATCAAATTATAATCGTATAAAGTTATGAAATTTACTTTGTATCTGTTACTGATGATGCTCAAGATTCAATTTTTCTTCACCTCCAGTTTTCATATAATCACATTTTGTGTCTCCtgcttttttcaattttagagttttttttttttttttttccaataatAGTAATGAAGTAATAATGTCTCTTTGGAAGTGTCAATGTTAGCTTTAACTGGTTTTTGTACCTTTTCAGATTGATTTTTGAAGATGGCAGTCAAGGATCCTAATACTTTTGATCCAGATTCCGAACCATTTGTGGAGGTTGATCCAACGGGACGTTTTGGCAGGTATGATGTTCTCCTTGGTCAGGGTGCTGTCAAGAAGGTCTATAGGGCATTTGATCAGCAGCAAGGTAACGAGGTGGCATGGAATAAGGTGCGGTTGAAGAACTTTACCGACGATCCAATGCTGTTGAATCACCTTTACGCGGAGGTTAAGCTATTGAGAGAGTTGGAGAACAAGTATATTATCGAGTGTTACAGTGTGTGGAAGGATGTTGAGCGGAATGCTTTGAATTTTGTGACGGAGGTGTGCAATTCTGGGAACCTGAGGGATTATAGGAAGAAGCATCGCCGTGTGAATATCAAGGCTTTGAAGAAGTGGTCAAAGCAGGTGCTTGAGGGATTGCAGTACCTCCATACACATGAGCCATGCATCATTCATAGAGATCTCAATTGCAGCAACATCTTTGTCAATGGGAATAATGGCCAGGTAATTATAATTCATACGAATTTAACACTTGCATTGGACTGTGGAAATCGCTGTTCTATTCCCAAACTAGGGTAGAATATATTTGTTTAGCAATTGAATTAGTTCTTGATGGTGGTTTTGTTGCATGTAACATGACGAGCACTAGGTTATAAGTTAGATGACTTGTGGCAGAGCTATATAGGAGCCTGAGGTGGCCCTGGTCTTCCCATGCCTCTATGTACTAGTTACTTTCTAGAAATTTACTCCTGCAATCCTATCTCTCCTATGAGCTGCAGGGTTATGTTAGGCCTAGTTTTTTCAGATGAACAATGAAATGAGGAATGATGAGGTAGAATTCTATATTTTTTGTTAACAGACTTTTGCATCTTAATCTTTGAATCTTACATTTCCATATCTACATTCTGCACTGCATCATCGTAACTGATTGTAATTTGGGGTCTTTGATATCCATTCCAATATCTAGTTTTCCTGGTCCCTTGCATGTTTTGACTGCAGAGTTGAACCTCTACTGTTATCAATCGAACAATACATCCAAGTCACTTTTGGCTTTCTCTCATAACCATCCATAAGTTTATGGTCTCTAACCATTATGATTTTCATTTTACAGGTGAAGATCGGTGATCTGGGATTTGCAGCAATACTGGGGAGGAGCCACAAAGCACATACTGTTCTAGGAACTCCTGAGTTTATGGCACCTGAGCTCTACGAGGAGGATTACAATGAGATGGTGGACATATACTCGTTTGGGATGTGCTTGCTGGAGATGGTAACGAGGGAGATACCATACAGTGAATGTGACACTGTTGTCAAGATATACAGGAAGGTCACAGCTGGTATAAGGCCTGAATCCCTGTCCAAGGTGACTGATCCAGAGGTGAAGGCatttattgagaaatccataggCCAGCCGAGGGCAAGACCTTCAGCCTCTGACCTACTCAGAGACCCCTTCTTTTCTGACGTCATTGCTGAAGAGCCTGATCCAAGCTATTGATGGCTTTTTGAAACTACTGGTGTTTTGAGACGAAACATGCTTGGCTGTGGGGCTTAGCTCTCATTTCTGAACCAGCAGATGAGGTTTCTTTATTCGAGTATATGCCTCTCTATCTCCTTAAGTTGAGGTAAATGATGGTAGTATTGCGAGGTCCCATTAGTGATTATTAACCCGTGCAATCGGATTACCATAAAATTGAATTCTGGTACAGTTAATTATTTGTATAGAGGTTTATTTCACAAATTATTTATGAAAGTGGAAGCCAAAAGTACTTTAGTGTTTTAGCAAAATTAGTGACTCCCACGTTACTTCCCACATGTAATTATCATATCACATTAATGCTTTCTGGTTCAGAATAAAGCAGCAATCCCTTGACAGatcaaaaataaatatgtaTTTCAGCAACTTTAAAGGAATGTATTGCTTCAGCCTAAAGGGTTATAGCtgtactttcttttgtttttgttttccatAGCTGTACTTCAGTCCTTGAGAATTTTATGTCTGCTGTCTTTATAGATTATACAATTATACATATGGTATGCATTACATAAGCGTGGTATACATTGTTGACATTGGTATATTTCAATTTTCACTTTACCATCAACAACAGGTAAGTAAGAACTGCGAGGCGTAGTTTGCTCCCCTTACGTTATTTATCTGGCAATTTACTAAAGGTTTCATGGTTTTCAAAGATTGTAGGGTTCAGCTAGAGGAACCAATTTTGAGTCGATCGGTTCTTCAAAGCATATTTAGGGAATTTCTCATTTGTGGGTATCGAAAATATGCACCACTTTATCACTCGATATATATGATATAATTGCAAAGATTAAGAACGGATGCTAAAGGCTAAATGAAGTATTACATTGTTGTTGACTCAATCAAGACTACTAATTAAGCTTTCAAGATAAAGCCATGGTTTAACATATTGATGTATAAAATGAAGTATAAACTTGCAGAGGGTACACTAAGCAATAGTCTTTATTGGGATTGGAAGTTGGGAGAAAGCAAGCAATGCCCCTTCATCCAAAGCAGCACAAAATTAAGTAAACGTGCCGTCTTGGGTGTTTGTTTTACTACATCATTTGTAAACACCAAGCTTCACCCTCACTCCATCTTCCCCCTTTCATATTCTAGTCCTTTTCTCAACTACTAGTTAACTAGTTTACATGTCTCCTTCTTCCTTTTCCATTTCCCAACACATCCTTTTGCAGATCTCCATCTCTAATTAAGTAGACTTTTCATGGGGACATGGTACAACCATTGTTATATGAATCGTATAGTCTACTAAAAGCCTAAACCCATTATCAATAAGGCCCTTATTTTTTTTGGTGGAGACCGTGGATTCACTAAAATTGGACATCGGATGTAATTAACCTTTTCATTGGTGACATGTCGTTGTTTGTGGAAATTATCAACTGACTAAAACATGAATTTACATATTCATTATTTAAGTACCTAAGTGATACACAATCTGACAACATAACATGTTAGATTGTCAGACGAGAGAATTTTTTTGCAGGAAAGTATACATGAAACAAATTAgcaagaagtaaaaaaaaatttaattttatgaGCGTCAAATGAACAATGATTTCCTATCAATTTTTTATGGTTTACAGGTTGTGTCCAATACATGCATAGGCACAAAACTTGTTACGCAAGCAACCCACATGGAAGGGAGTAGAAAACTTACCATCTTCAACTATAGTAGTGACCCAAGTTGAATTAGTTAATTCTCATCATTCGAGAACGTATATGAAGCCTTaaattttggatgttgatcaGTGTTTCACTCGTGTGCATTTGACTTTGACCAGAGACACTATGCACGAATGTATTTGTGGACAAAATTTCTACGAACGACCTCTTTTTAATCATTCTTCCTTTTTCATCCCACTGGCTTTGTCATGAAATCTAGAAGCTGTACTATTTTCTTCGTTTTCTTGAGACAAGTTTAGAGCAATTTGTGGCAAACTGGCAACTGGGTGGACAGAAGTCATTATATTATAAAGCAAGTACATGTTTGTGCTTATAGATTTAAATCGACTCCCATTGCTTCCTTAAGTTTCACTTTCTGTAGATTTCAGTGCATGAGCAATTTATGAGCTCTAGCAATGGAAGTTGCAAGCCCACTAAAAGATAGTTCTTCTGTATCATCAAGCCCTTTCTCTTCTCCAAATGTTGGAGCCTTGCTCAAGATTAAGATCATTTCATGGtaagatggttttttttttttttttactttcatggagcattttttatgttttgcaaGATGCTTTTACTGATGTTCGGGTCTTTTTTCAGGACTCAAGAGACTGGTTTGCCTGTTTCTGTTAGTGTTCGAGTTGGCGGTAAGACCTTTAACCTTCACAAGGTAAGAAAATTCTTATTGGCGGTTTTCTTTTCATGAAATTTGTAGATTTTATGTTTTGAACTTTACTGTCCCATTTTGGCTTAGTCTTTTTCATTTGATTTTCAGTACCCAATATTTTCAAAAAGTGGGTATTTCAAGAAAAGGATGAATGAATCAGCTGAGGTTGAGCTACCACCAGACTTCCCTGGAGGGCCAGAGACCTTTGAGATGATTGCATTGTTTATCTATGGCTCCTCCACATTGATTGACCCTTTCAATGTGGTAGCCCTGAGATGTGCAGCTGAGTTTCTAGAAATGACAGAAGAATACTCTTCTGGCAACCTCTGCGAGCGCTTTGATCTCTACTTAAACCAAGTGGTCATGCAGAGTTGGAATGACACCTTAATAGTACTCCAAAAGTGCCAAACTTTGCTTCCATGGTCCGAAGACTTGTTAATCGTGAGCCGCTGCATTGAGTGCCTAGCATTCATGGCTTGTATGGAGATTCTTGATCCAGAGGGAAGGCGTGACACACCGGTACTCACACTGGACACATTGAGCACCCGAAATTGGAGCTGTGAAATGGGGAAGGAGATTATGAGTCAGGACCTCTGGATCAAGGATCTCATTGCTTTACCATTTGGATTCTTCAAGAGGATAATAGGGTCCTTGAGAAGACAAGGTATGAAAGAAAAGTATTTGAGCCCCATTATTGTTTTCTATACTAACAAATGGGTACTTTCAAAGAAGACAATCCAATTTTGGGAGAACTCTGGTCACAGAATTAGGGATGATCATAAAGTTTCAGTTATCCTCCAAGGTGTTCTTGATTTGCTTCCCAAGGGGGAGAAGGCTAGTCGAGCAATCCCCGTTGGGTTTTACTTTGCAATTCTCTCTACATCCCTTGAAGTAGGTTTGAAAGGTGATAGTAAGGCAAAGTTGGAAGAGCAGATTGTATCTCAACTGCACTTTGCCCAACTGGAAGACTTTATCTTTCCAAAAAGTGGGACTGAGTCAATATCTTCTAGCATGGAGCTGGCTACAATGGAGAGCATAATTTCAACATATGTATCAGCTAATTTGGACAGGGATCATAGCCTTTCTGCAGGCAACTCAATTGTTGCAGAACTGTGGGATGCATATCTTTCTCACATAGCTACTGATCCAAACATGCAGCCTAAAAGATTCATGGAACTCATCGAAAGAGTACCGATATCCTACAGACACAATCATGACAAACTCTACAGGGCAATGAACACCTTCTTGCAGGTAACTACTATCATTGGACCTTCCTATCTTCTTAGAATTACTCTCAAACTTGATGTTGATTCAGTAGTTTATTTGTATTGTTCAGGCACACGCAACTGTCTGCCAAGAAGAGAAGTGGGCAGTGTGCAAGTACCTAAACTGCCAAAAACTGTCACAAGAGGCATGCATTGAGGCTGTTCAAAATGAGTTGATGCCGTTGCGTTTGATTGTTCAAGCACTTTTCGTGCAGCAACTCAGCACCCACCAAGCTTTCAAAGAATGCTCAGATTCATTCCGACATGTGCACTGTGGAGAGTTTTCTGGGAATCTCTCAAGCACTAGATGCCCAAACTCCAAAAGCCAGAATCTAAGGGATAGTCCCAGTCCATACACAGATGGAGATGAGCCAGCTGGTAGCAGACCCTTGAGCTTTTTGCTACAGAAGGACCTGGTAAATCAGAGACCTGAGCTGTCAAGGAAAGAATATGAGTCAACAAGCTTCAGAATTCAGAATCTTGAGCAAGAGCTCGTGTCCTTGAAGAGGAGTCTCCAATGGCAGAGcatttcaaagaaaaaagagcCAGTTTTAACTGCAGCACCGAGCAAGAAATCATATGGTAAGGATAGTAGATCACTGAGCAAAAAGGGAAACCCACTTGGACAGACAACAGGTTGCATTGGCTCTGTGAATTTTGCTTCCCAAAGAAGGTATGCCAGTCGAC is a window from the Rosa chinensis cultivar Old Blush chromosome 2, RchiOBHm-V2, whole genome shotgun sequence genome containing:
- the LOC112183420 gene encoding probable serine/threonine-protein kinase WNK11, producing the protein MAVKDPNTFDPDSEPFVEVDPTGRFGRYDVLLGQGAVKKVYRAFDQQQGNEVAWNKVRLKNFTDDPMLLNHLYAEVKLLRELENKYIIECYSVWKDVERNALNFVTEVCNSGNLRDYRKKHRRVNIKALKKWSKQVLEGLQYLHTHEPCIIHRDLNCSNIFVNGNNGQVKIGDLGFAAILGRSHKAHTVLGTPEFMAPELYEEDYNEMVDIYSFGMCLLEMVTREIPYSECDTVVKIYRKVTAGIRPESLSKVTDPEVKAFIEKSIGQPRARPSASDLLRDPFFSDVIAEEPDPSY
- the LOC112183419 gene encoding BTB/POZ domain-containing protein At5g48130 — encoded protein: MEVASPLKDSSSVSSSPFSSPNVGALLKIKIISWTQETGLPVSVSVRVGGKTFNLHKYPIFSKSGYFKKRMNESAEVELPPDFPGGPETFEMIALFIYGSSTLIDPFNVVALRCAAEFLEMTEEYSSGNLCERFDLYLNQVVMQSWNDTLIVLQKCQTLLPWSEDLLIVSRCIECLAFMACMEILDPEGRRDTPVLTLDTLSTRNWSCEMGKEIMSQDLWIKDLIALPFGFFKRIIGSLRRQGMKEKYLSPIIVFYTNKWVLSKKTIQFWENSGHRIRDDHKVSVILQGVLDLLPKGEKASRAIPVGFYFAILSTSLEVGLKGDSKAKLEEQIVSQLHFAQLEDFIFPKSGTESISSSMELATMESIISTYVSANLDRDHSLSAGNSIVAELWDAYLSHIATDPNMQPKRFMELIERVPISYRHNHDKLYRAMNTFLQAHATVCQEEKWAVCKYLNCQKLSQEACIEAVQNELMPLRLIVQALFVQQLSTHQAFKECSDSFRHVHCGEFSGNLSSTRCPNSKSQNLRDSPSPYTDGDEPAGSRPLSFLLQKDLVNQRPELSRKEYESTSFRIQNLEQELVSLKRSLQWQSISKKKEPVLTAAPSKKSYGKDSRSLSKKGNPLGQTTGCIGSVNFASQRRYASRLLKVLCRISLFGSRKLKRKPGAPSPWTKPQQQNTHQNNMYEN